A section of the Vanessa tameamea isolate UH-Manoa-2023 chromosome 29, ilVanTame1 primary haplotype, whole genome shotgun sequence genome encodes:
- the LOC113395268 gene encoding uncharacterized protein LOC113395268: protein MVNKYKKKTKQGTWEENAMQTAISLCKAGESIKSTAKKYGLAYATLYRHVKTGIATSKLGRFRPVFTEDQEIELVTYLKDMDSVFFGLTRDEFKHLAFIYAKKNLNYPKNWDKYEKAEDDWLSSFLSRHDQISLRTPEATSVARAKGFNRREIGRFYENLEALTVKHDIDASRLYNMDETGISTTTNKPPKVLSTKGKKQVGIIASAGRGQLTTVIGCCNAAGSFLPPFLIFARKKMQPRLLDGAPPGTQGTCTPNSWTSGEVFFDRMHFFVEHVRPTPEKKILLLLDNHESHKYYPALDYASKNNVVILSLAPHTTHIMQSMDVAVYGPLKTYFEREVNFFQKSHPGRIINQYDVARLLSPAFLKSEVAQNAVHGFERPGIWPVNKYAFGDEAYEPAAVIAGTSIMNIGTEITNSIETIDIPRPFADTSSTPSPSLLQELIPSNSVDPLSEIFPSRTRTPSCEFQDFVAPIVNTPEKNRSDGCTPEPEPRCSRIDSAFGPDIATQKGDAVLPETEVNIRLNTSRDNSLDPKPGCSASHCSPLMLRLIPNPAKPMTTRKRK from the coding sequence atggtaaataaatataaaaaaaaaactaagcaaGGGACGTGGGAGGAAAATGCTATGCAAACGGCTATCAGTTTGTGCAAAGCTGGAGAATCAATAAAAAGCACAGCTAAAAAGTATGGTTTGGCTTATGCAACCCTGTATAGGCATGTAAAAACCGGCATCGCTACTTCAAAACTTGGTAGATTCCGTCCTGTTTTTACTGAAGATCAGGAAATAGAGTTGGTGACATATCTCAAAGATATGGATTCTGTATTTTTTGGCTTGACTCGAGATGAATTTAAACATTTAGCTTTCATCTACGCCAAGAAAAATTTGAACTACCCGAAAAACTGGGACAAGTACGAAAAAGCTGAAGATGATTGGTTATCGTCATTTTTGTCTCGTCACGATCAAATATCCCTCAGGACTCCAGAGGCAACATCGGTTGCAAGGGCAAAAGGATTTAACAGACGTGAAATTGGACGTTTTTATGAAAACCTTGAAGCTTTAACAGTAAAACATGATATTGATGCATCCAGATTATATAACATGGATGAAACTGGTATATCTACAACCACAAATAAGCCGCCTAAAGTGCTATCAACGAAAGGAAAAAAACAAGTGGGCATAATCGCCAGTGCAGGACGTGGTCAACTAACGACAGTCATAGGTTGTTGTAATGCCGCTGGTTCATTTCTTCCACCATTCTTAATTTTCGCCAGAAAAAAGATGCAACCCAGACTACTGGATGGTGCGCCTCCCGGCACTCAAGGAACCTGTACTCCAAATAGCTGGACTTCAGGTGAGGTGTTCTTTGATCGGATGCATTTTTTTGTGGAACATGTTCGACCTACCCCtgagaaaaaaatacttctattaTTGGATAACCACGAGAGCCACAAGTATTACCCAGCTTTAGATTACGCCAGCAAGAACAATGTCGTAATTTTATCCTTGGCCCCACACACAACTCATATAATGCAGTCCATGGATGTAGCGGTCTACGGCCCACTGAAAACTTACTTTGAAAGGGAGGTAAATTTCTTCCAAAAATCGCACCCAGGACGCATTATAAATCAATACGATGTAGCCAGACTGTTATCACCAGCTTTTCTGAAAAGTGAAGTAGCTCAAAATGCAGTTCATGGATTTGAAAGACCTGGTATTTGGCCAGTGAATAAATATGCTTTTGGTGACGAAGCTTACGAACCAGCCGCTGTGATTGCAGGCACGTCTATTATGAATATTGGCACAGAAATTACAAACTCAATAGAAACGATCGATATTCCCAGACCTTTTGCAGACACTTCTTCAACTCCATCGCCTTCACTTCTTCAAGAACTGATTCCATCAAATTCAGTAGATCCTTTATCAGAAATATTTCCATCTCGAACCAGAACTCCCTCTTGTGAGTTTCAAGACTTTGTTGCGCCCATTGTTAACACGCCTGAAAAAAATCGTAGCGACGGGTGTACACCTGAACCAGAACCTAGATGTTCTCGAATTGACTCCGCTTTTGGGCCAGATATAGCTACTCAGAAAGGTGACGCAGTGCTGCCGGAAACTGAAGTAAATATTCGACTAAATACTAGCCGTGACAACTCACTTGATCCGAAACCGGGATGCTCAGCCTCCCACTGCAGTCCCTTGATGTTAAGACTTATTCCAAATCCTGCCAAACCAATGACCACGCGTAAACGGAAATAA